From one Anopheles cruzii chromosome 3, idAnoCruzAS_RS32_06, whole genome shotgun sequence genomic stretch:
- the LOC128271700 gene encoding ecdysone 20-monooxygenase, with product MSVTIVLFYTFVTLFMFLSYNPKPKKIIESIRSFLLHLLNGVPTDCSTGTSPGSATVSSSSSSSSLYEDQDQPVPQVKSIWNIPGPRRLPLIGTKWLYLTGRQRYSKVHEAFLDLHRRYGKIVLDVDTVPIVNLFDRADMERVLKYPSRFPFRPPTEIIETYRRSRPDRFGMTNLINAQGEKWHELRMKLTSGITSRRILQSFIPSVNDICDDFVDLVRRQRAEDGTIRNFQDIANSVGLEIICCLVLGRRMGYLTTDRRNEKFIRLAEAVKESFVYISQSYYGFKLWKYMPTRLYRNFVRCEEIIYDTIAEIVYEALEEEQLNCPDNDVKHIFINILQSEGLETKEKISGIIDLITSAIETLSNTLSFLLHNLSQSADHQRAIAHEFAHCAKSITNDDLVTASFTKACIQESYRISPTTPCLARILEEDYHLSGYSLPAGTLVLCHTRVACQSEENFQQADQFLPERWLDQRDENHNVYKRQEAGAGIVLPFGTGRRMCPGQKIVDIELTLLVAKIFQNFEIEYRSPLDTQFQFLLAPRTPIEVRFRDRT from the exons ATGTCGGTCACGATAGTGCTTTTCTACACGTTCGTCACGCTGTTCATGTTTCTGTCGTACaacccgaagccgaagaagatCATCGAGTCGATCCGTAGCTTCCTGTTGCATCTGCTGAATGGCGTTCCAACGGATTGCAGTACTGGAACCTCGCCCGGTTCCGCCACCgtttcctcctcctcctcctcgtcttCGTTGTATGAGGACCAAGATCAGCCGGTGCCACAGGTGAAGTCCATCTGGAATATACCGGGCCCCCGGCGGCTGCCCTTGATCGGTACCAAGTGGCTGTACCTTACCGGCCGCCAGCGCTACTCGAAGGTCCACGAAGCGTTCCTGGACTTGCACCGGCGCTACGGCAAGATCGTGCTCGACGTCGACACGGTCCCGATCGTGAATCTGTTCGATCGTGCCGACATGGAGCGGGTGCTAAAGTACCCAAGCCGCTTCCCGTTCCGGCCGCCGACGGAAATCATCGAAACGTACCGACGTAGTCGCCCGGATCGCTTCGGGATGACCAATCTGATAAATGC CCAGGGCGAGAAATGGCACGAGCTGCGGATGAAGCTAACCTCCGGCATCACGTCCCGGCGCATTCTGCAGTCGTTCATTCCGTCGGTGAACGACATCTGCGATGATTTCGTGGACTTGGTGCGCCGCCAGCGGGCCGAAGACGGCACGATACGCAATTTCCAGGACATCGCCAACTCGGTCGGCTTGGAAA TTATCTGTTGTCTGGTGCTGGGGCGCCGTATGGGCTACCTCACGACGGACCGGCGGAACGAGAAGTTTATCCGGCTCGCCGAAGCCGTCAAGGAGTCGTTCGTCTACATCAGCCAAAGCTACTACGGGTTCAAGCTGTGGAAGTACATGCCGACGCGTCTCTACCGCAACTTTGTCCGCTGCGAGGAGATCATCTACGA CACGATTGCGGAGATCGTGTACGAAGCGCTCGAGGAGGAGCAGCTCAACTGTCCGGACAACGACGTGAAGCACATCTTCATCAACATCCTGCAGAGCGAGGGTCTCGAGACGAAGGAGAAGATATCCGGCATCATCGACCTCATTACCAGTGCCATAGAAACG CTTTCGAACACGCTATCATTCCTGCTCCACAACCTGAGCCAATCGGCGGACCATCAGCGGGCGATCGCGCACGAGTTTGCGCACTGCGCGAAGAGTATCACCAACGACGACCTCGTGACGGCCAGCTTCACCAAAGCGTGCATCCAAGAGTCGTACCGCATTTCGCCCACGACGCCCTGTCTGGCGCGCATCCTCGAAGAAGACTACCACCTGTCCGGATACAGTCTACCGGCCGGT ACACTCGTCCTGTGCCATACCAGAGTTGCCTGCCAGAGCGAGGAGAACTTCCAGCAGGCGGACCAGTTCCTGCCGGAACGGTGGCTCGATCAGCGGGACGAAAACCACAACGTTTACAAGCGCCAGGAAGCGGGCGCCGGCATCGTGCTGCCGTTCGGAACCGGCCGGCGCATGTGTCCCGGGCAGAAGATTGTCGACATCGAGCTGACGCTGCTGGTGGCAAAG ATTTTCCAAAACTTTGAGATCGAGTACCGCAGTCCGCTCGATACGCAGTTTCAGTTCCTGCTGGCCCCGCGAACACCGATCGAGGTTAGGTTCCGCGATCGTACCTAG